One Sphingobacteriales bacterium DNA segment encodes these proteins:
- a CDS encoding restriction endonuclease subunit S: MKDWKPYKLNELGKVGRGKSKHRPRNEPSLFGGKYPFIQTGDVKNAEFYISNYSQTYSEKGLAQSKLWKKGTLCITIAANIAETAILNIDACFPDSIIGFVADDKKSDVKFIKYHFDLLKIHLQSISQGTTQDNLSQEKLLKFDFTVPIDVKHQQRIASILSAYDDLIEVNNQRIKLLEQTARELYKEWFVRMRFPGYKQAKFKKGVPISEGEVIYFKDFIKLNRGFDLPEDKVVEGIYPVVASTSIKTYHNQFKVKAPIIVTGRSGSLGKVQYVNQDGWPHNTALYVKDFKGNEPLYVFYTMLGMDFESFNSGAGVPTLNQNHLHKLKLWVAGKLLQEKFKKIAEPMNLQIETLQQQNTQLRQIRDRLLPRLISGKLQAKETTYKKAVIA; the protein is encoded by the coding sequence ATGAAAGACTGGAAGCCATATAAATTAAACGAATTGGGAAAAGTTGGTCGTGGTAAATCCAAGCATAGACCAAGAAATGAGCCGTCATTGTTTGGCGGCAAATATCCGTTTATTCAAACAGGTGACGTAAAAAATGCAGAGTTTTATATTTCAAATTATAGTCAAACTTATAGTGAAAAAGGATTAGCTCAAAGTAAGCTATGGAAGAAAGGAACTCTTTGCATTACCATTGCAGCTAACATCGCAGAAACAGCAATTTTAAATATCGATGCTTGTTTTCCTGATAGTATAATTGGGTTTGTTGCTGATGATAAGAAATCCGATGTAAAATTCATCAAGTATCATTTTGATTTGTTGAAAATTCACCTTCAATCAATTTCACAAGGAACAACACAAGATAATCTTAGTCAAGAGAAGTTATTGAAGTTTGATTTTACAGTTCCTATTGATGTTAAACACCAACAACGCATAGCGTCCATTCTTTCGGCTTATGATGATTTGATAGAAGTAAACAACCAACGCATTAAACTATTGGAGCAAACCGCCCGTGAGCTTTACAAAGAATGGTTTGTAAGAATGCGTTTCCCCGGCTATAAACAGGCGAAGTTTAAGAAGGGAGTGCCGATATCAGAAGGTGAAGTAATTTACTTTAAGGATTTCATAAAACTTAATCGTGGATTTGACTTGCCTGAAGATAAAGTAGTAGAAGGTATTTATCCTGTTGTTGCATCGACTAGCATTAAAACGTATCACAATCAATTTAAAGTAAAAGCCCCAATTATTGTAACGGGACGTTCGGGTAGTTTAGGTAAGGTTCAATATGTAAATCAAGATGGTTGGCCACATAATACGGCATTATATGTTAAGGATTTTAAAGGTAATGAACCGCTTTATGTTTTTTATACGATGTTAGGAATGGACTTTGAGTCATTTAATTCAGGCGCAGGAGTTCCTACATTAAACCAAAACCACCTACATAAACTAAAACTTTGGGTGGCAGGAAAGTTATTACAAGAGAAGTTCAAGAAAATTGCTGAGCCGATGAACTTACAAATCGAAACCCTCCAACAACAAAACACCCAACTCCGCCAAATACGTGACCGATTATTACCACGCTTGATAAGCGGCAAACTTCAAGCAAAAGAAACAACCTACAAAAAAGCAGTAATAGCATAG
- the tnpA gene encoding IS200/IS605 family transposase, with amino-acid sequence MANTYTQIHIQSVFAVQNRNCVIGKAWKEELYKYITGIIQNHNHKVLAINGMPDHVHILFGFRPTQSLSDLMQDIKGDSSKWINTKGFLRSKFSWQEGYGAFSYSKSHVNNVIRYIQNQEEHHRKKTFNEEYLDMLRKFEIDFNEAYIFKPIDYAD; translated from the coding sequence ATGGCAAATACATATACCCAAATTCATATTCAGTCAGTGTTTGCAGTGCAAAACCGGAATTGCGTTATTGGCAAAGCATGGAAGGAAGAATTGTATAAATACATAACGGGAATTATCCAGAACCACAATCACAAAGTGTTAGCAATAAACGGGATGCCCGACCATGTTCATATCTTATTTGGTTTCAGACCCACACAGTCGTTATCCGATTTAATGCAGGATATCAAGGGCGATTCTTCTAAATGGATAAACACAAAAGGTTTTTTAAGAAGCAAATTTTCATGGCAGGAAGGATATGGAGCTTTTTCATACAGCAAATCACATGTAAACAATGTGATTCGTTACATACAAAATCAGGAAGAACATCACCGGAAGAAAACATTTAATGAAGAATATCTCGATATGTTGCGAAAGTTTGAAATTGATTTTAATGAAGCCTATATTTTTAAACCAATTGATTATGCAGATTAA
- a CDS encoding N-6 DNA methylase: protein MTAEQLKELEDNLWKAADKLRADSGLKASEYSTPILGLIFLRFASIRYNKVKAEIKAELEAQKKSRNQLKEEEIAILKCGFYLPLEAEYDYLLNLPEKTDIAKAIKKAMELIEYYKPELKDSLPKDEYFKLYTKDDRSLPKSLLKTFKDIPEDATGDVFGKVYEYFLGEFALAEGQGGGAFYTPTSVVKLMVEVIEPYKGTIYDPACGSGGMFVQSSEFVDKRRKELHDDDTKDLMVYGSEKDSETVKLARMNLAVNGLRGQVVQANAYYENPFDSYNKFDYVMANPPFNVDDVNYDRVKDDKRFNEYGIPKNKTKANAKKQAAVNSVPNANYLWINLFATSLKDTGRAALVMANSASDARNSEADIRQTLIKSGVIDCMLTLPKNMFYTVTLPATLWFFDKNKKQNKGKILFIDARNIFRQVTRALREFTDEHIQNIATIVRLYRGETKRLKQLLAKYQQQANDFEKQAKEQQQEVEKIKKAKPKEEKEIKRWEKQLEEAEKKWKALTEKQNYYLGHINWLNERFPNGVYEDVTGLCKAATLKEIEEQDYSLNPGRYVGVVIEEDGLTEEEFLAEMKERHISLNALNSKAKELEELITDNLKSIA, encoded by the coding sequence ATGACAGCAGAACAACTAAAAGAACTGGAAGATAATTTGTGGAAAGCGGCTGATAAACTCCGTGCAGACAGCGGACTGAAAGCCAGTGAATATTCAACACCTATTTTGGGACTAATTTTTCTTCGCTTTGCTTCTATCCGCTACAACAAAGTGAAGGCGGAAATTAAAGCCGAACTGGAAGCACAGAAGAAAAGCCGTAACCAACTGAAAGAAGAAGAAATTGCCATTTTGAAATGTGGTTTTTATCTGCCACTCGAAGCGGAATATGACTATTTATTGAACCTTCCCGAGAAAACCGACATTGCCAAAGCCATTAAAAAGGCAATGGAACTGATTGAATATTACAAACCCGAACTAAAGGACAGTTTACCTAAAGACGAATACTTTAAACTCTACACCAAAGACGACCGCAGCTTGCCCAAAAGCTTGCTGAAAACATTTAAAGACATTCCCGAAGATGCCACAGGCGATGTGTTCGGTAAAGTGTATGAATACTTTTTAGGTGAATTTGCCCTTGCCGAAGGACAAGGCGGTGGCGCTTTTTACACGCCTACCAGTGTGGTAAAACTTATGGTGGAAGTGATTGAACCTTACAAAGGAACCATATACGACCCTGCCTGCGGCAGTGGTGGTATGTTTGTGCAGAGCAGCGAGTTTGTGGACAAACGCAGAAAAGAACTACACGATGACGATACCAAAGACCTGATGGTGTATGGCAGTGAGAAAGACAGTGAAACGGTAAAGCTTGCCCGAATGAACTTAGCCGTAAACGGACTGCGTGGACAAGTGGTGCAAGCCAATGCCTATTACGAAAATCCGTTTGACAGCTACAACAAGTTTGACTACGTGATGGCTAATCCGCCATTTAACGTGGATGATGTGAACTATGACCGTGTGAAAGACGACAAGCGGTTTAACGAATACGGCATACCGAAAAACAAAACCAAAGCCAACGCCAAAAAGCAGGCAGCCGTAAACAGTGTGCCCAATGCCAACTATTTATGGATAAACCTTTTTGCCACTTCGCTGAAAGATACAGGCAGAGCCGCTTTGGTAATGGCAAACAGTGCCAGCGATGCCCGAAACAGCGAAGCCGACATACGCCAAACCCTGATTAAAAGCGGGGTAATTGATTGCATGCTCACCCTACCCAAGAATATGTTTTACACGGTTACGCTGCCTGCGACCTTATGGTTTTTTGACAAAAACAAAAAGCAAAACAAAGGCAAAATCCTCTTTATAGATGCCCGAAATATTTTCAGGCAAGTAACCAGGGCATTGCGTGAGTTTACCGATGAACACATACAAAACATTGCCACCATTGTGCGGCTTTACCGTGGCGAAACCAAACGCCTGAAACAATTATTGGCTAAATACCAGCAGCAAGCCAACGATTTTGAAAAGCAAGCAAAAGAACAACAGCAGGAAGTAGAAAAAATAAAAAAGGCAAAACCCAAAGAAGAAAAGGAAATAAAGCGTTGGGAAAAGCAACTGGAAGAAGCCGAAAAAAAATGGAAAGCACTAACAGAAAAGCAAAACTATTACTTAGGACACATTAACTGGCTAAACGAACGCTTTCCCAATGGTGTGTATGAAGATGTAACGGGCTTGTGCAAAGCCGCTACGCTGAAAGAAATTGAAGAACAAGACTACTCCCTGAACCCGGGCAGATATGTAGGCGTGGTGATAGAAGAAGATGGACTAACCGAAGAAGAATTTTTAGCCGAAATGAAAGAAAGGCATATTTCCCTGAACGCATTAAACAGCAAGGCGAAAGAGCTGGAAGAATTGATAACCGATAATTTAAAATCCATAGCATAG
- a CDS encoding AAA family ATPase, which produces MSEIRINSIQVKNYRSFGEEQEFTFPNKGYEKPIAIVGYNNSGKTNLMSCILFGVGNRFIQTNTFERNDLHNLNHANHISIRIELQGSDFNCPQYWDRASRTNRTTKSITGTYDISTETDDSELKSVMQPSMFGMNKHYNIFYINFHNIKDEIKTQRTSWGSLTSFLAKHIKSIVDTDTSMTDKKEDYENEVELATEKVLENSQLSAFIDKIRENYSTNLRNNSCEVKFGLPDYEDIFLQMIFKVGLNGDNANLIPIDHFGDGYISMFVMAVIQAIAESNTDDRCLFLFEEPESFLHENHQEYFYKTVLCNLAEKGHQVIYATHSDRMVDIFDTKSIIRIEFDEQKKQTVIKYNNVGEFSPTMPTNIRGQEIISFANFNSYIKSVEPNLNKILFSRKVVLVEGPNDILAYKIAIEKEVKKVKGDNKYAETYLSFLNIAFVVHHGKATAYLLIELCKHFGLDYFVINDWDFDTNFIADLSVFIDENTLKQSDLYLKDGENDRSSNSKGMITTNWKLLKSAGIDKIHFNIPKLEAVLGYQLDDKDSLGILNTVQRLTSYPETFLPTKLKEFLELDKLTNQTENMAETANSEVETDKLPF; this is translated from the coding sequence ATGTCAGAAATAAGAATAAACTCTATCCAGGTTAAAAACTACCGTTCTTTTGGCGAAGAACAAGAGTTTACTTTTCCAAACAAGGGCTATGAAAAACCGATTGCGATAGTTGGTTACAATAACTCTGGAAAGACAAATCTGATGAGTTGTATTTTATTTGGAGTCGGTAATAGGTTCATTCAAACAAACACATTTGAAAGGAATGACCTACATAATTTAAACCACGCCAATCATATCAGTATACGAATTGAATTACAAGGTTCTGATTTTAATTGCCCTCAATATTGGGACAGAGCCAGTAGGACAAATAGAACAACAAAGAGTATAACAGGAACTTATGACATTTCCACTGAAACAGATGATAGCGAACTAAAATCGGTAATGCAACCTTCAATGTTTGGAATGAACAAACATTACAATATCTTCTACATCAATTTTCACAACATAAAAGATGAAATCAAAACTCAAAGAACAAGTTGGGGCAGTTTGACTTCATTTTTAGCCAAACACATCAAAAGCATTGTAGATACTGATACTTCAATGACAGACAAAAAAGAAGATTATGAAAATGAAGTAGAATTAGCGACAGAAAAAGTTCTTGAAAATTCTCAACTAAGTGCTTTTATAGACAAGATTAGAGAAAACTACTCTACCAATTTGCGAAATAATAGTTGTGAAGTGAAATTTGGTTTACCCGACTATGAAGATATTTTTCTACAAATGATTTTTAAGGTTGGCTTGAATGGCGACAACGCAAATTTAATCCCTATTGACCACTTTGGAGATGGCTATATCTCAATGTTTGTAATGGCTGTTATTCAGGCTATTGCAGAAAGCAATACAGATGATAGGTGTTTATTTCTATTTGAAGAACCTGAAAGTTTCTTGCACGAAAACCACCAAGAATATTTTTACAAGACAGTTTTATGCAATTTAGCAGAAAAGGGACATCAAGTAATTTATGCCACTCATTCGGATAGAATGGTTGATATTTTTGATACTAAAAGCATTATTCGGATAGAGTTTGACGAACAAAAAAAGCAAACTGTTATTAAGTATAATAATGTTGGCGAATTTTCACCTACAATGCCAACAAATATTAGGGGACAAGAAATTATATCATTTGCCAACTTCAATAGTTACATTAAGTCAGTAGAGCCAAATTTGAATAAGATTTTATTTAGTCGCAAAGTTGTATTAGTAGAAGGTCCGAATGATATTTTAGCCTATAAAATTGCTATAGAAAAGGAAGTTAAGAAAGTAAAAGGCGATAATAAGTATGCAGAAACCTACCTTAGTTTTCTAAATATTGCTTTTGTTGTGCATCACGGAAAAGCAACAGCGTATTTATTGATTGAGTTATGTAAGCACTTTGGATTAGACTATTTCGTAATTAACGATTGGGATTTTGACACTAATTTTATAGCCGATCTTTCTGTTTTTATAGATGAAAACACTTTAAAACAAAGTGATTTGTACCTGAAAGACGGTGAAAATGATAGAAGTTCAAATTCCAAAGGAATGATTACAACAAATTGGAAACTTCTGAAAAGTGCAGGAATTGACAAAATCCACTTCAATATTCCTAAACTTGAAGCAGTATTAGGCTATCAATTAGACGACAAAGACAGTTTAGGCATACTTAACACTGTTCAAAGATTGACGAGTTATCCTGAAACTTTTTTACCTACAAAGTTGAAGGAGTTTTTAGAATTGGACAAATTGACTAATCAAACAGAAAACATGGCTGAAACAGCGAATAGCGAAGTTGAAACAGATAAACTACCATTCTAA